The Actinomycetes bacterium genome includes a region encoding these proteins:
- the ribD gene encoding bifunctional diaminohydroxyphosphoribosylaminopyrimidine deaminase/5-amino-6-(5-phosphoribosylamino)uracil reductase RibD — translation MENNNFTDEDKKFMNMALKLAEKGRGKTRPNPMVGTVIVKEGKRAATGYHQKAGGPHAEIEAISSAKMSLRGARMYVTLEPCTIYGRTPPCADEIIKQGFSEVIVASLDPNPKVYGQGIKKLKAAGIKVRSGLFKDRAAVQNEEFFKNMRTGMPLVTLKAAVSLDGKLAASSGDSKWITSQPSRLMVQRLRKETGCVLTGIGTVEADNPFLFPRESLDSPVAAKHMVKNFSRVVLDPDLRIRPESNLAQTAQQVETIIVTASGDKEKADCLRRQGLTITMMEPGSKRFNLKDVLGTLYSKHGITSILIEAGPGIGTAFLKEGQIDKFFVFVAPIILGQNRYSMFSDLGLEKVCQSYKLEFKRIKKIGEDLLITAYPRKKCLQE, via the coding sequence ATGGAAAACAATAATTTTACCGACGAAGATAAAAAATTTATGAATATGGCCTTAAAACTGGCTGAAAAAGGCCGGGGAAAGACCCGGCCCAACCCTATGGTGGGTACAGTTATAGTAAAAGAGGGGAAGCGGGCAGCCACCGGTTACCACCAAAAGGCCGGAGGACCGCATGCAGAAATTGAAGCCATATCCAGTGCTAAAATGTCTTTAAGAGGAGCCAGGATGTACGTAACCCTTGAGCCCTGCACCATATACGGCAGAACCCCTCCCTGTGCAGATGAAATCATAAAACAGGGCTTTTCGGAAGTAATAGTGGCTTCCCTGGATCCCAATCCCAAAGTTTACGGGCAGGGAATAAAAAAGCTAAAAGCAGCAGGAATAAAGGTCAGGTCTGGTTTATTTAAAGACAGGGCAGCCGTACAGAATGAAGAGTTCTTTAAAAACATGAGAACCGGAATGCCCCTGGTTACCCTCAAGGCTGCAGTTAGCCTGGATGGAAAACTTGCTGCCAGTTCCGGGGATTCAAAATGGATTACCTCGCAGCCCAGCCGACTGATGGTACAGAGGCTCAGAAAAGAAACCGGCTGCGTGCTTACCGGCATAGGTACAGTAGAAGCCGACAATCCTTTTCTTTTTCCCCGAGAGTCGCTGGACAGCCCGGTTGCGGCAAAGCATATGGTTAAGAATTTTTCCCGCGTGGTTTTGGATCCGGATTTAAGGATCAGGCCCGAATCCAACCTGGCTCAAACTGCCCAACAGGTAGAAACCATTATAGTAACTGCCTCCGGGGATAAAGAAAAAGCAGACTGCCTGCGCCGCCAAGGCTTAACCATAACCATGATGGAGCCCGGAAGTAAACGGTTTAACCTAAAAGATGTTCTTGGCACTCTTTACTCTAAACACGGCATAACTTCTATCCTGATAGAAGCCGGACCAGGTATCGGTACCGCTTTTTTAAAAGAAGGCCAGATTGACAAGTTTTTTGTTTTTGTTGCTCCCATTATTCTGGGCCAAAACCGGTACAGTATGTTTTCAGATCTGGGTCTGGAAAAAGTATGCCAGTCCTATAAACTGGAATTCAAGCGCATAAAAAAAATTGGAGAAGACCTTTTAATAACCGCATACCCCAGGAAGAAATGTTTACAGGAATAA
- a CDS encoding riboflavin synthase, translating to MFTGIITQTGTISEVNRQPEGIRIGVKYPTLAGSLSIGDSVAVDGCCLTVEKKGKEGFEAYISYQTMEHTTFARVQQGRIVNLEPALRADSRIGGHMVTGHIDSVTKILSIEKREQAYRIKIKLHPKLSPFIAVRGSVAIDGISLTVSEKKENWFAAAVIPHTYSSTNLYTRQASGEVNIEVDIIARYIANFIGSQNPEDADKLLKEKLKKHGFI from the coding sequence ATGTTTACAGGAATAATTACTCAGACAGGAACTATAAGTGAAGTCAACCGCCAGCCGGAGGGCATAAGGATTGGAGTTAAGTACCCCACACTGGCCGGTAGTTTGTCTATCGGTGATTCGGTAGCTGTTGACGGCTGCTGTCTTACGGTAGAAAAAAAGGGGAAGGAAGGCTTTGAGGCCTATATATCTTACCAGACTATGGAGCATACCACTTTTGCCCGGGTACAGCAGGGGCGGATTGTAAACCTGGAACCAGCCCTTCGTGCAGACAGCAGGATAGGAGGCCATATGGTAACCGGACATATAGACTCGGTGACCAAAATACTGTCCATAGAAAAGAGGGAGCAGGCCTACAGGATTAAAATTAAGCTGCATCCCAAACTGAGCCCTTTTATTGCAGTAAGGGGTTCGGTGGCCATAGACGGAATAAGCCTTACCGTTTCAGAAAAAAAAGAGAACTGGTTTGCCGCAGCAGTTATACCGCACACCTACTCCAGCACCAATCTTTATACCAGGCAGGCTTCCGGCGAAGTAAATATTGAGGTAGATATAATCGCCAGATATATAGCAAATTTTATAGGCAGCCAGAACCCGGAAGATGCTGATAAATTACTAAAGGAGAAACTAAAAAAACATGGATTCATTTAA